A window of the Anomaloglossus baeobatrachus isolate aAnoBae1 unplaced genomic scaffold, aAnoBae1.hap1 Scaffold_52, whole genome shotgun sequence genome harbors these coding sequences:
- the LOC142282750 gene encoding uncharacterized protein LOC142282750, which produces MAKGHHISYQFLSSKRTTPERCPRPLLPQDCKQEDPDVPQDVIPPALSNDCIGSSDGNLLSSEFKTDDESITHLTYEEHAVVPDIPPALPWKALSSDLFKQVQNSDLSQNCKQNKSSRWDVEHETATTREKPFSCPECGKCFTQKIIFANHQKYHTREKPFSCSECGKCFIWKLELIEHQRIHTGEKLFSCSECGKCFNWKSQLVVHQRCHTGEKPFSCSECGKCFNWKSQLVVHQRCHTGEKPFSCSECRKSFIRKSELVAHQRCHTGEKPFSCSECDKCFTRKSGLVHHQKNHST; this is translated from the exons ttctatccagtaagaggacaacaccagagagatgtccccgtcctcttctcccacaggactgtaaacaagaagaccccgatgttcctcaggatgtgattcctccagctctatcca atgactgtattgggagttcagatggaaatctattatcttcagaatttaaaacagatgatgaaagtatcacacatcttacatatgaagagcatgctgttgtcccagatatacctccagctcTTCCTTGGAAAGCTTTATCatcagatcttttcaaacaagtccaaaattccgatttatcacagaattgtaagcaaaataaaagttccagatgggatgtggaacatgaaacggctactacaagggagaagccattctcatgcccagaatgtggaaaatgttttactcagaaaataATCTTTGCtaaccatcaaaaatatcacacaagggagaaaccattttcatgttcagaatgtgggaaatgttttatttggaaattagAACttattgagcatcaaagaattcacacaggggagaagctattttcatgttcagagtgtgggaaatgttttaattggaaatcacaacttgttgtgcatcaaagatgtcacacaggggagaagccattttcatgttcagagtgtgggaaatgttttaattggaaatcacaacttgttgtgcatcaaagatgtcacacaggggagaagccattttcatgttcagagtgtaggaaaTCTTTTATTCGAAAATCAGAACTTGTtgcgcatcaaagatgtcacacaggggagaagccattttcatgttcagaatgtgataaatgttttactaggaaatcaggtcttgttcaccatcaaaaaaatcactcaacataa